In a genomic window of Theropithecus gelada isolate Dixy chromosome 15, Tgel_1.0, whole genome shotgun sequence:
- the LOC112608667 gene encoding actin, cytoplasmic 1-like, translating to MTILTELGYSFTTTAEQEIACDTKEKLCYITLDFEWEMATAAFSSCLEKSYQLPHCQVITIGNQRFRCPEVLFQASFLGMESCGIHETTFDSIMKCDVDIHKDLYANSVLSGGTTMYPGNPDRMQKEITALAPSTMKIKIIAPPKLK from the coding sequence ATGACGATCCTCACCGAGCTGGGCTACAGCTTCACCACCACGGCAGAGCAGGAGATTGCGTGCGACACCAAGGAGAAGCTGTGCTACATCACCCTAGACTTTGAGTGGGAGATGGCCACGGCGGCCTTCAGCTCCTGCCTGGAGAAGAGCTACCAGCTGCCCCACTGCCAGGTCATTACCATCGGCAACCAGCGTTTCCGCTGCCCCGAGGTGCTCTTCCAGGCTTCCTTCCTGGGCATGGAATCCTGTGGCATTCACGAAACTACCTTCGACTCCATCATGAAGTGTGACGTGGACATCCATAAAGACCTGTATGCCAACTCAGTGCTGTCTGGTGGTACCACCATGTACCCTGGCAACCCTGACAGGATGCAGAAAGAGATCACTGCCCTGGCGCCCAGCACGATGAAGATCAAGATCATTGCTCCTCCCAAGCTCAAATAA